One region of Microbacterium sp. M28 genomic DNA includes:
- a CDS encoding uracil-xanthine permease family protein, protein MPVWKIHGDGRTVAPGQVVKPEERLSWPATIAIGAQHVIAMFGATFLVPILTGFPVSTTLLFSGIGTLLFLLLTRNRLPSYLGSSFAFIAPITALNAGKALETPEQITQALVGVVAAGILLAGIGFLVQAVGTGWIDKLMPPVVAGSIVALIGFNLAPAAWNNFKLQPELASVTLIAVILFSVLFRGFLGRISIFLGVIVGYIVAAFTGQVDFSAVGDAAWVGLPDFHLAAITDPAAWALVPMFLPVVLVLIAENVGHVRGVATMTEDPSINKHTGRALVADGLATTIAGGFGGSGTTTYGENIGVMAATRVYSTAAYWVAGIVAILLAFSPKVGVIFNTIPAGVLGGVTTALYGLIGVIGIKIWVDNRVDFSRPVNQYTVAVSFVIAIAGFAMGWGNFQLGAIVIGTVAALLIYHLGNAIARWRRTGADDGGPIPAVGPLGGDPE, encoded by the coding sequence ATGCCCGTGTGGAAGATCCACGGCGACGGCCGTACCGTCGCGCCAGGCCAGGTCGTCAAACCCGAAGAGCGCCTGAGCTGGCCCGCCACCATCGCGATCGGTGCTCAGCACGTCATCGCGATGTTCGGCGCCACGTTCCTCGTGCCGATCCTCACCGGCTTCCCGGTGTCGACGACCCTGCTGTTCTCGGGCATCGGCACGCTGCTGTTCCTGCTGCTGACCCGCAACCGCCTGCCCAGCTATCTGGGATCGTCGTTCGCGTTCATCGCGCCGATCACGGCGCTCAACGCGGGCAAGGCCCTGGAGACCCCCGAACAGATCACGCAGGCCCTGGTCGGCGTCGTCGCGGCCGGCATCCTGCTCGCGGGCATCGGGTTCCTCGTGCAGGCGGTCGGCACCGGCTGGATCGACAAGCTCATGCCTCCGGTCGTCGCGGGCTCGATCGTCGCGCTGATCGGGTTCAACCTCGCCCCGGCGGCGTGGAACAACTTCAAGCTCCAGCCGGAGCTCGCCTCTGTGACGCTCATCGCGGTGATCCTGTTCAGCGTGCTGTTCCGCGGGTTCCTGGGCCGCATCTCGATCTTCCTCGGCGTGATCGTCGGCTACATCGTGGCCGCCTTCACGGGGCAGGTCGACTTCTCCGCGGTCGGGGATGCCGCGTGGGTGGGCCTTCCGGACTTCCACCTCGCCGCCATCACCGACCCCGCGGCCTGGGCCCTGGTGCCGATGTTCCTCCCAGTCGTCCTCGTGCTGATCGCGGAGAACGTCGGACACGTCCGCGGCGTCGCGACCATGACCGAGGACCCGTCGATCAACAAGCACACCGGCCGCGCGCTGGTGGCCGACGGCCTCGCCACGACGATCGCCGGCGGCTTCGGCGGCTCCGGCACCACCACCTACGGCGAGAACATCGGCGTCATGGCGGCGACCCGCGTCTATTCGACCGCCGCCTACTGGGTCGCCGGAATCGTGGCGATCCTGCTGGCCTTCTCCCCCAAGGTCGGCGTGATCTTCAACACCATCCCCGCCGGCGTCCTCGGCGGTGTGACGACCGCGCTGTACGGCCTCATCGGCGTGATCGGAATCAAGATCTGGGTCGACAACCGCGTGGACTTCTCCCGCCCGGTCAACCAGTACACCGTCGCGGTCTCGTTCGTCATCGCGATCGCCGGCTTCGCGATGGGCTGGGGCAACTTCCAGCTCGGCGCGATCGTGATCGGCACCGTCGCGGCGCTGCTGATCTACCACCTCGGCAACGCGATCGCCCGCTGGCGCAGGACCGGCGCGGACGACGGCGGCCCCATCCCCGCCGTGGGTCCACTCGGCGGCGACCCCGAGTAG
- a CDS encoding LamB/YcsF family protein — MITIDLNSDLGENVPERIVSDDARMLEIVTSANVSCGFHAGTPEGIRGTLAAASRAGVVIGAHPGYRDPENFGRTPLAPDSATLQAHIEYQLGALGGLASAVGGGVSYVKPHGALYNTIANDERQAADVVAAVKAIDPSLVLLGLAGSVVLTIAERAGLAVAAEAFADRAYLPDGRLVPRTQQGAVLHEPATIAQRMVRLAAEGVIRAVDGTDVAVAAQSICVHGDSPGAVAIAAETKRMLMAAGIGIAPFAGAR; from the coding sequence GTGATCACGATCGACCTCAACTCCGATCTCGGCGAGAACGTGCCCGAGCGCATCGTCAGCGACGACGCCCGAATGCTCGAGATCGTCACGAGCGCGAACGTGTCGTGCGGATTCCACGCGGGCACTCCCGAGGGCATCCGCGGCACCCTCGCCGCGGCCTCACGGGCGGGCGTCGTCATCGGCGCCCACCCGGGATACCGGGACCCCGAGAACTTCGGACGCACACCGCTCGCGCCGGACTCCGCGACGCTGCAGGCGCACATCGAGTACCAACTGGGCGCGCTCGGCGGTCTCGCGTCAGCGGTCGGCGGCGGCGTCTCGTACGTCAAGCCGCACGGTGCGCTGTACAACACCATCGCCAACGACGAACGGCAGGCCGCCGATGTCGTGGCGGCCGTCAAGGCGATCGATCCGAGCCTGGTGCTGCTGGGCCTGGCCGGGAGTGTCGTTCTGACGATCGCCGAGCGTGCGGGGCTCGCAGTGGCGGCGGAGGCCTTCGCCGATCGTGCCTACCTGCCCGACGGGCGGCTCGTGCCGCGGACGCAGCAGGGCGCCGTCCTGCACGAACCGGCGACGATCGCGCAGCGGATGGTGCGGCTCGCCGCGGAGGGCGTCATCCGAGCCGTCGACGGCACGGATGTCGCGGTGGCCGCCCAGTCGATCTGCGTGCACGGCGACAGCCCAGGGGCGGTCGCGATCGCCGCCGAGACGAAGCGGATGCTGATGGCGGCCGGTATCGGCATCGCGCCGTTCGCCGGTGCCCGATGA
- a CDS encoding urea amidolyase family protein, translated as MPDDGRVDVMRVLTASDRAVLVEAADLAEAMRLNQVWEHVPGVIERVPGARTVLVRFDPLRTSADELAARLEATRGQDGPTAPVRDVVVPVHYDGDDLAAVAEQLGVSTEQLIARHLAADWRVAFSGFAPGFGYAVGDDPLFDVARRGSPRTRVPAGSVGLAGPFTGVYPRRTPGGWQLIGRTEAVMWDIDRDPPALLSPGTRVRFERATRARLSAAVQDAGRRVAPAVDPLRATTLLEVVHTVLPLLVQDAGRAGHAALGVSPSGAADRTAMRDANRVVGNAPTTAVLECVGSATLRFRGSGVAAVTGATGELELTTGSGDMRPIRHGAPFATADGDELRIGHPERGIRFVIGVRGGVAAASALGSRASDTLAGLGPAPLGEGDAVAIGREAVAAVDDLVVPRTLPASGEVVELEITLGPRDDWFTRTALRVLTEQEWLVTPRSDRVGLRLQGERALERAMAGELPSEGAVTGALQVPPDGQPVLFLPDHPLTGGYPIVGALTDRCLDLAGQLPPGARIRFRIA; from the coding sequence GTGCCCGATGACGGCCGGGTGGACGTGATGCGCGTCCTCACGGCATCCGATCGTGCCGTACTCGTGGAGGCGGCCGACCTCGCCGAGGCGATGCGTCTGAACCAGGTGTGGGAGCACGTGCCAGGGGTGATCGAGCGCGTCCCCGGTGCCCGGACGGTGCTGGTGCGCTTCGATCCGCTCCGGACCTCGGCTGACGAACTCGCCGCGAGGCTCGAGGCGACCAGGGGGCAGGACGGGCCGACGGCGCCGGTGCGCGACGTCGTCGTGCCGGTGCACTACGACGGGGACGACCTCGCGGCCGTCGCCGAGCAGCTCGGAGTGTCGACGGAGCAGCTCATCGCACGGCATCTCGCGGCGGACTGGCGGGTCGCGTTCTCGGGGTTCGCGCCCGGCTTCGGCTACGCGGTCGGCGACGACCCGCTGTTCGACGTCGCCCGAAGAGGAAGCCCCCGCACCCGCGTCCCGGCGGGATCTGTGGGTCTCGCCGGTCCGTTCACGGGCGTCTATCCGCGCCGGACTCCTGGCGGCTGGCAGCTGATCGGCCGCACGGAAGCCGTGATGTGGGACATCGATCGCGACCCACCGGCCCTGCTGTCGCCGGGGACGAGGGTGCGGTTCGAACGCGCGACGCGGGCGCGGCTGTCGGCAGCAGTCCAGGATGCCGGGCGGCGCGTCGCGCCGGCGGTCGATCCTCTGCGGGCGACGACGCTTCTCGAGGTCGTCCACACCGTGCTACCGCTGCTCGTGCAGGATGCCGGGCGGGCCGGGCATGCGGCACTCGGCGTCTCGCCGTCCGGCGCGGCGGACCGCACGGCCATGCGCGATGCGAACCGTGTCGTCGGCAATGCGCCGACGACCGCCGTGCTGGAATGCGTCGGTTCGGCGACGCTGCGTTTCCGGGGCTCAGGGGTAGCCGCCGTGACCGGGGCCACTGGAGAGCTCGAACTCACGACAGGCTCCGGTGACATGCGTCCGATCAGGCACGGCGCGCCGTTCGCGACGGCAGACGGCGACGAGCTGCGGATCGGGCATCCCGAGCGCGGCATCCGGTTCGTCATCGGGGTGCGGGGAGGGGTGGCCGCGGCATCCGCTCTGGGCAGCCGGGCATCGGACACCCTGGCCGGGCTGGGGCCGGCGCCGCTCGGCGAAGGGGATGCCGTGGCGATCGGTCGGGAAGCCGTGGCGGCCGTCGATGATCTCGTCGTGCCGCGGACGCTGCCCGCGTCTGGTGAGGTCGTCGAGCTCGAGATCACGCTCGGCCCACGGGACGACTGGTTCACCCGGACGGCGCTCCGCGTGCTCACGGAGCAGGAGTGGCTGGTCACGCCGCGGTCCGACCGGGTGGGGCTGCGGCTTCAGGGGGAGCGTGCGCTGGAGCGGGCGATGGCGGGAGAGCTGCCGAGCGAAGGCGCGGTGACGGGGGCGCTTCAGGTGCCGCCCGACGGGCAACCGGTGCTCTTCCTGCCCGATCATCCGCTGACGGGCGGCTACCCGATCGTCGGCGCGCTCACCGACCGTTGCCTGGACCTCGCCGGACAGCTGCCGCCCGGCGCCCGCATCCGCTTCCGCATCGCCTGA
- a CDS encoding carbohydrate ABC transporter permease, producing the protein MTLTAPPEERVAEASARSAAPRRPWRHRVSRFDQNASPYLYVSPFFLLFGLIGLFPLIYTVYVAVHEWDLLKGEGPFVGLDNFTEILGDAMFWNSIFNTLSIFLLSAIPQLCIALVVAYLLDRGLRAPTFWRMSILIPFVVTPVAVAIIFSSVFNEADGLANNLLNLIGIADQQWKHDTFLSHLAIAIMVNFRWTGYNALILLAAMQAVPRDLYESAALDGAGAARRFFSITIPTIRPTLIFVIITATIGGLQIFAEPRLFDVSTAGGIGGSDRQFQTTVLFLWELAFFRRDLGEASAVAILLFVLIVGIGVINFLVSRGIASGDAPKRNRAARRAARTTLTKEDAR; encoded by the coding sequence ATGACCCTCACCGCTCCGCCGGAGGAGCGCGTCGCCGAGGCATCCGCTCGGTCCGCCGCACCTCGCCGCCCCTGGCGCCACCGCGTCTCGCGGTTCGACCAGAACGCGTCGCCGTACCTGTACGTCTCACCGTTCTTCCTGCTGTTCGGTCTGATCGGCCTGTTCCCGCTGATCTACACCGTGTACGTCGCCGTGCACGAGTGGGACCTGCTCAAGGGCGAGGGTCCGTTCGTCGGCCTGGACAACTTCACCGAGATCCTCGGCGACGCGATGTTCTGGAACTCGATCTTCAACACCCTGAGCATCTTCCTGCTCTCCGCGATCCCGCAGCTGTGCATCGCGCTCGTGGTCGCCTACCTGCTCGACCGAGGTCTGCGGGCCCCCACGTTCTGGCGGATGAGCATCCTCATCCCGTTCGTCGTCACCCCTGTCGCCGTCGCCATCATCTTCTCCAGTGTGTTCAACGAGGCGGACGGGCTCGCGAACAACCTGCTGAACCTCATCGGCATCGCCGACCAGCAGTGGAAGCACGACACCTTCCTGTCGCACCTCGCGATCGCCATCATGGTGAACTTCCGCTGGACCGGTTACAACGCCCTCATCCTGCTCGCGGCCATGCAGGCCGTGCCGCGCGACCTGTACGAGTCGGCTGCACTCGACGGTGCGGGCGCCGCCCGCCGGTTCTTCTCCATCACGATCCCCACCATCCGGCCGACGTTGATCTTCGTCATCATCACGGCGACGATCGGTGGGCTGCAGATCTTCGCGGAGCCCCGCCTGTTCGACGTCTCCACCGCCGGCGGCATCGGCGGCAGCGACCGGCAGTTCCAGACCACCGTGCTGTTCCTGTGGGAGTTGGCGTTCTTCCGCCGCGACCTCGGCGAGGCATCCGCCGTGGCCATCCTGCTGTTCGTGCTGATCGTCGGCATCGGCGTGATCAACTTCCTCGTCTCGCGCGGAATCGCGTCCGGCGATGCGCCCAAGCGCAATCGCGCCGCTCGCCGCGCTGCACGCACGACCCTCACCAAGGAGGACGCCCGATGA
- a CDS encoding carbohydrate ABC transporter permease: MTATQAMSVPERIGRRRGTSTGTAGIGSRPGFLTYGLLAAFIIGSVYPLWWSVVVASGDNSTRGETLPMIPGGNFFANAAKVFDAIPFWLALGNSVIISTIITISVVTFSTLAGYAFAKLRFKGRDGLMVFVIATMAIPTQLGIIPLFMLMRELGWTGSIGAVIVPTLVTAFGVFFMRQYLVDVIPDELIEAARMDGANQFRTFLTVGLPAARPAMAILGLFTFMTAWTDYLWPLIVLSPANPTLQTALSQLQSGYYVDYSIVLAGAVLATLPLLILFVVAGKQLVSGIMAGAVKG, translated from the coding sequence ATGACCGCCACGCAGGCCATGAGCGTGCCGGAGCGCATCGGCCGCCGCCGGGGAACGAGCACGGGCACCGCCGGCATCGGAAGCCGCCCCGGGTTCCTCACCTACGGGCTGCTCGCGGCCTTCATCATCGGCAGCGTCTACCCGCTGTGGTGGTCGGTGGTCGTCGCATCCGGAGACAACTCCACTCGTGGCGAGACTCTGCCGATGATCCCTGGGGGCAACTTCTTCGCGAACGCCGCGAAGGTGTTCGACGCCATCCCGTTCTGGCTGGCGCTGGGCAACTCCGTGATCATCTCGACGATCATCACGATCTCGGTCGTCACCTTCTCGACCCTCGCCGGCTACGCGTTCGCCAAGCTGCGCTTCAAGGGTCGAGACGGGCTGATGGTGTTCGTCATCGCAACCATGGCGATCCCGACCCAGCTGGGCATCATCCCGCTGTTCATGCTGATGCGCGAGCTCGGATGGACGGGCTCGATCGGTGCGGTCATCGTGCCGACCCTGGTCACGGCGTTCGGCGTCTTCTTCATGCGGCAGTACCTCGTCGACGTCATCCCGGACGAGCTCATCGAGGCCGCCCGCATGGACGGCGCGAACCAGTTCCGCACCTTCCTCACGGTCGGACTTCCCGCCGCCCGTCCGGCCATGGCGATCCTCGGTCTGTTCACGTTCATGACGGCATGGACCGACTACCTGTGGCCGCTGATCGTGCTCTCGCCCGCCAACCCGACCCTCCAGACCGCGCTCAGCCAGCTGCAGTCCGGATACTACGTCGACTACTCGATCGTGCTCGCCGGCGCGGTGCTCGCGACCCTGCCCCTGCTCATCCTCTTCGTGGTGGCGGGCAAGCAGCTGGTCAGTGGCATCATGGCGGGCGCGGTGAAAGGATGA
- a CDS encoding GH1 family beta-glucosidase produces the protein MTSRPFPDDFLFGAATAAYQIEGAAFEEGRTASIWDAFARVPGAVMGGENGDVACDHYHRYPEDVALMKRLGLQTYRFSTSWSRVRPDGGAVNLQGVDFYERLVDELLGADILPWLTLYHWDMPQALQDAGGWTNRDTVDRFLEYAGTMHDALGDRVNVWTTLNEPWCSSFLSYTGGEHAPGHTSIAEGLLASHHLLLAHGATVKELRARDASLNLGITLNHTVADPVDPQNPADVDAARRIDGQFNRWFLDPIYRGEYPADIVEDIRAVDAEAVARFEAAVQSGDLETISERIDTQGVNYYHGDYVSGTAPAVPPVSGGPRTERKGRSPYPSDAGIHSVERGLPRTAQNWEVQPEGLTRLLQRVWTEYAQPAGVVLYMTENGAAYDDEPVVEDGETRVHDGDRAEFLRLHLGAVLDAAEAGVDVRGYFYWSLFDNYEWAWGYDKRFGIVRVDYETQERSLKDSGLEYARIIAARSL, from the coding sequence ATGACATCTCGGCCGTTCCCGGACGATTTCCTCTTCGGCGCGGCGACGGCGGCGTATCAGATCGAAGGCGCCGCCTTCGAGGAGGGGCGGACGGCCTCGATCTGGGATGCCTTCGCCCGCGTGCCGGGAGCCGTGATGGGCGGCGAGAACGGCGATGTGGCGTGCGATCACTACCACCGCTATCCCGAGGACGTCGCGCTCATGAAGCGCCTCGGTCTGCAGACGTACCGGTTCTCCACCTCCTGGTCGCGCGTGCGGCCGGACGGCGGCGCCGTCAACCTGCAGGGCGTGGACTTCTACGAGCGGCTCGTCGACGAACTCCTCGGCGCCGACATCCTGCCCTGGCTCACGCTCTACCACTGGGACATGCCGCAGGCGCTGCAGGATGCCGGTGGCTGGACGAACCGCGACACGGTCGACCGCTTCCTCGAGTACGCAGGCACGATGCACGACGCCCTCGGCGACCGGGTGAACGTGTGGACCACGCTGAACGAGCCGTGGTGCTCGTCGTTCCTCTCCTATACGGGCGGTGAGCACGCCCCGGGGCACACCAGCATCGCCGAGGGCCTGCTCGCATCGCACCACCTGCTGCTCGCGCACGGCGCGACGGTGAAGGAGCTGCGCGCCCGCGACGCATCCCTCAACCTCGGGATCACCCTGAACCACACCGTCGCCGACCCGGTGGATCCGCAGAACCCGGCCGACGTCGATGCCGCTCGGCGCATCGACGGGCAGTTCAACCGCTGGTTCCTCGACCCGATCTACCGCGGCGAGTACCCCGCGGACATCGTCGAGGACATCCGGGCCGTGGATGCCGAAGCGGTCGCCCGCTTCGAGGCGGCCGTGCAGTCGGGCGATCTCGAGACGATCTCGGAGCGCATCGACACGCAGGGCGTGAACTACTACCACGGCGACTACGTATCCGGCACGGCCCCGGCGGTTCCGCCCGTGTCCGGCGGTCCGCGCACCGAGCGGAAGGGTCGAAGCCCCTACCCGTCGGATGCCGGCATCCACTCGGTCGAGCGGGGCCTTCCCCGCACGGCGCAGAACTGGGAGGTGCAGCCGGAGGGGCTGACCCGCCTGCTGCAGCGCGTGTGGACGGAGTACGCGCAGCCCGCAGGCGTCGTGCTCTACATGACCGAGAACGGTGCGGCCTACGACGACGAGCCGGTCGTCGAGGACGGCGAGACGCGCGTGCACGATGGGGATCGTGCCGAGTTCCTCCGCCTGCACCTGGGGGCCGTGCTGGATGCGGCGGAGGCGGGCGTCGACGTCCGCGGCTACTTCTACTGGTCGTTGTTCGACAACTACGAGTGGGCGTGGGGCTACGACAAGCGGTTCGGGATCGTCCGGGTCGACTACGAGACGCAGGAGCGCAGCCTCAAGGACTCCGGTCTGGAGTACGCCAGGATCATCGCCGCTCGGTCCCTGTGA
- a CDS encoding TetR/AcrR family transcriptional regulator, whose product MARSEEQNRLARERARESILSSAIELFAERGVHGATIAEITNRAGVAQGLVNYHFGGKDQLVGEIVDRWFRLLTGFPGSRSGSADDRLRGIIDGSLNAASANLLLHRAVSTMQQDPAQMRFFAEAAERNADAVAAAEQAVRAIFAERGAEDPALEEFMLRTTLEGLVLKFAAVGDAFPVDGARRWVLGLYDLEVDG is encoded by the coding sequence ATGGCGCGCTCCGAGGAGCAGAATCGCCTGGCCCGTGAACGGGCGAGAGAGAGCATCCTGAGTTCGGCGATCGAGCTGTTCGCCGAACGCGGTGTGCACGGCGCGACGATCGCGGAGATCACGAACCGTGCCGGTGTCGCTCAGGGACTGGTCAACTACCACTTCGGAGGCAAGGACCAGCTGGTCGGTGAGATCGTCGACCGTTGGTTCCGCCTGCTGACCGGGTTCCCCGGTTCGCGCAGCGGCAGCGCCGACGACCGGCTGCGCGGCATCATCGATGGTTCACTGAACGCGGCATCCGCCAACCTGCTGCTGCACCGCGCGGTTTCGACGATGCAGCAGGACCCCGCGCAGATGCGCTTCTTCGCGGAGGCCGCCGAACGCAACGCGGATGCCGTCGCAGCCGCCGAGCAGGCCGTGCGCGCCATCTTCGCCGAGCGGGGAGCCGAGGACCCCGCACTCGAGGAGTTCATGCTGCGCACGACGCTCGAGGGCCTGGTGCTCAAGTTCGCCGCGGTCGGCGACGCGTTCCCCGTCGACGGGGCGCGCCGCTGGGTGCTCGGCCTGTACGACCTGGAGGTCGACGGGTGA
- a CDS encoding phosphoribosylaminoimidazolesuccinocarboxamide synthase — MRIPGWRHIYSGKVRDLYASEDAADPRILVVASDRVSAFDYVLSPGIPQKGALLTRLTRWWFEQLSDVPNHIADGEIPASVADRAMLAQSLEMQPIECVVRGYITGTGWLEYQENGTVCGIPLPAGLENGDRLPEPLFTPAYKAPMGEHDENITFERVVELVGEERAAELRDTSLRLYARAAEIAEAKGLILADTKFEFGTDADGTLRLADEVLTSDSSRYWDAEAWRTGTTPSARMASFDKQIVRDWLASNWDKQGEPPALPDEIVQRTADRYRELIERLTS, encoded by the coding sequence ATGAGGATCCCCGGCTGGCGGCACATCTACTCGGGCAAGGTCCGTGACCTGTACGCGTCGGAGGATGCCGCCGACCCGCGTATCCTCGTCGTCGCCAGCGATCGCGTCAGCGCGTTCGACTACGTGCTCTCCCCCGGCATCCCGCAGAAGGGCGCGCTGCTGACTCGCCTGACCCGCTGGTGGTTCGAGCAGCTGAGCGACGTTCCGAACCACATCGCCGATGGTGAGATCCCCGCTTCCGTGGCCGACCGCGCGATGCTCGCGCAGTCGCTCGAGATGCAGCCGATCGAGTGCGTCGTCCGCGGTTACATCACCGGCACGGGGTGGCTCGAGTACCAGGAGAACGGCACGGTCTGCGGCATCCCGCTCCCGGCCGGGCTCGAGAACGGCGACCGCCTGCCTGAGCCGCTGTTCACGCCCGCGTACAAGGCCCCGATGGGCGAGCACGACGAGAACATCACGTTCGAGCGCGTCGTCGAACTCGTCGGCGAGGAGCGCGCGGCCGAACTGCGCGACACGTCGCTGCGCCTCTACGCCCGTGCCGCGGAGATCGCCGAGGCGAAGGGGCTGATCCTCGCCGACACCAAGTTCGAGTTCGGGACGGATGCCGACGGCACCCTTCGTCTCGCCGACGAGGTCCTGACGAGCGACTCGTCGCGGTACTGGGATGCCGAGGCGTGGCGTACCGGCACGACGCCGTCCGCGCGGATGGCGAGCTTCGACAAGCAGATCGTCCGCGACTGGCTCGCCTCGAACTGGGACAAGCAGGGCGAGCCGCCCGCTCTACCGGACGAGATCGTCCAGCGCACCGCCGACCGCTACCGCGAGCTCATCGAACGCCTGACCTCCTGA
- a CDS encoding PH domain-containing protein, which translates to MESGAILSWTLQQEIAVPADVQDLLTQGEQAVASFKTFRDSATFTTKRLIVRDAQGMTGKKVEIYSLPYSAILMWSSENAGVLDWNSEVELWTKAGHIKIKLAKGADVRRIDSLIAWAVLNSH; encoded by the coding sequence ATGGAATCCGGAGCAATCCTCAGCTGGACGCTGCAGCAGGAGATCGCCGTCCCCGCGGATGTGCAGGACCTGCTCACGCAGGGCGAGCAGGCGGTGGCCTCGTTCAAGACGTTCCGCGACTCGGCGACCTTCACGACGAAGCGGCTCATCGTCCGCGACGCCCAGGGCATGACCGGGAAGAAGGTGGAGATCTACTCGCTGCCGTACAGCGCGATCCTGATGTGGTCGTCCGAGAACGCCGGAGTCCTGGACTGGAACTCCGAGGTCGAGCTGTGGACCAAGGCCGGCCACATCAAGATCAAGCTCGCCAAGGGCGCAGACGTGCGGCGCATCGACAGCCTGATCGCTTGGGCCGTGCTCAACAGCCACTGA
- a CDS encoding LacI family DNA-binding transcriptional regulator yields the protein MTASRATIEEVAAAAGVSRSTVSRVVNGSTAVSPEALEAVERAIAELSYVPNRAARSLASRQTHAIALIVPEDTTRFFGDPFFAAIVAGITGALGGSDYLLNLLIASDDPGDKMTSFVRNGGVDGALIVSHHSSDAYIDRIADAVPVVYGGRAFHLRDSDYVVDVDNVASARLATQRLIDIGRTSIATITGPRTMLAADDRLQGYRAALADAGLSPFAEAEGDYGESGGAEAARRILAAGTPDAIFAGSDLMARGAMGVLRAAGLRVPDDVAVVGFDDSSVALTTDPPLTTIRQPMYKQGETMAAVLLAHLAGGSPERTTILPTELIVRGSA from the coding sequence ATGACGGCCTCACGGGCGACGATCGAAGAAGTGGCCGCCGCGGCCGGGGTCTCCCGGTCGACGGTGTCGCGCGTCGTGAACGGGTCGACCGCGGTGAGCCCCGAGGCACTCGAGGCGGTCGAGCGGGCGATCGCCGAACTGAGCTACGTGCCCAATCGAGCGGCCCGCTCGCTCGCGTCCCGGCAGACGCACGCGATCGCGCTCATCGTCCCCGAGGACACGACGCGCTTCTTCGGCGATCCGTTCTTCGCGGCGATCGTGGCCGGCATCACCGGTGCGCTCGGCGGATCGGACTACCTGCTCAACCTGCTCATCGCCAGCGACGACCCCGGCGACAAGATGACGAGCTTCGTGCGCAACGGCGGTGTGGACGGCGCGCTGATCGTCTCGCACCACTCCAGTGACGCGTACATCGACCGGATCGCGGATGCCGTGCCGGTGGTCTACGGCGGACGGGCGTTCCACCTGCGCGACAGCGACTACGTCGTGGACGTCGACAACGTCGCCAGTGCGCGCCTGGCGACGCAGCGCCTCATCGACATCGGCCGCACCAGCATCGCGACGATCACCGGCCCGCGGACGATGCTCGCGGCCGACGACCGTCTGCAGGGCTATCGTGCCGCCCTGGCCGACGCGGGGCTGTCGCCGTTCGCGGAGGCGGAAGGCGACTACGGCGAGTCCGGGGGTGCGGAGGCCGCGCGGCGGATCCTCGCCGCGGGGACGCCCGACGCGATCTTCGCCGGTAGCGACCTGATGGCCCGCGGAGCGATGGGCGTGCTGCGCGCCGCCGGACTGCGGGTGCCCGACGACGTCGCGGTCGTCGGCTTCGACGACTCGTCCGTGGCGCTGACCACGGATCCGCCGCTGACGACGATCCGACAGCCGATGTACAAGCAGGGCGAGACCATGGCCGCTGTGCTGCTGGCGCACCTGGCTGGTGGCTCTCCCGAGCGGACCACGATCCTGCCCACCGAGCTGATCGTGCGCGGCTCGGCCTGA